From the Sphingomonas phyllosphaerae 5.2 genome, one window contains:
- a CDS encoding M67 family metallopeptidase, translating to MRVEITIAMRDELVRRAAASRDEICGLLLGQGGIVAQLLPTGNVAAEPAIRFEIDPVALIAAHRAARGGGPAVIGHFHSHPSGVAHPSLRDAADAAPDGAIWLIVAGAEVSAWQASPNGALHGRFDPLALLVSGCAGPGDSPQGEIATPPR from the coding sequence ATGAGGGTGGAAATTACAATTGCCATGCGCGACGAACTGGTTCGCCGCGCGGCGGCATCGCGCGACGAGATCTGCGGGTTGTTGCTCGGCCAGGGGGGCATCGTCGCACAGCTGCTGCCGACCGGCAACGTTGCCGCCGAGCCGGCGATCCGCTTCGAGATCGACCCTGTCGCGCTGATCGCGGCACACCGTGCGGCGCGGGGCGGCGGCCCCGCCGTCATCGGCCATTTTCACTCCCATCCGTCCGGCGTGGCGCATCCGTCGCTCCGCGATGCCGCCGATGCCGCACCCGACGGCGCGATCTGGCTGATCGTCGCCGGTGCGGAGGTGAGCGCTTGGCAAGCGTCGCCGAACGGCGCGCTGCATGGGCGGTTCGATCCGCTCGCGCTGCTCGTATCCGGTTGCGCCGGCCCCGGCGACTCGCCACAAGGTGAGATCGCCACTCCCCCTAGGTAG
- a CDS encoding histidine phosphotransferase family protein, whose protein sequence is MTISPVDFASLLCSRLCHDLLSPVGALNNGLELLNDETDPDMRARCLELLNESARTSANKLKFFRLAFGAAGGFGERVDVREARQAIEGLLGDNKRLQLQWMVEDAELPKAAVKVLLNLALIAGDTLVRGGTVTIGTEVSPNATEIVLRAEGPRIVLDPELRATLTGAAPDESVTPRAAAAFLVHAIAAEVGGSVMVSEPLDNTLLFGAALPHR, encoded by the coding sequence ATGACCATCAGCCCGGTCGATTTCGCTTCGCTGCTTTGTTCGCGGCTGTGCCACGATCTCCTCTCGCCCGTCGGCGCACTGAACAACGGGCTGGAGCTGCTAAACGACGAAACCGATCCGGATATGCGCGCGCGGTGTCTCGAACTGCTCAACGAGAGTGCGCGGACCTCGGCGAACAAGCTCAAGTTCTTCCGGCTGGCGTTCGGCGCCGCGGGCGGGTTTGGCGAGCGCGTCGACGTGCGCGAGGCGCGGCAGGCAATCGAAGGGCTGCTCGGCGACAACAAGCGCTTGCAATTGCAATGGATGGTCGAGGACGCCGAACTGCCCAAGGCGGCGGTGAAGGTGCTGCTCAACCTTGCGCTGATCGCGGGCGATACCTTGGTGCGTGGCGGCACGGTGACGATCGGTACGGAGGTCAGCCCCAATGCGACCGAGATCGTGCTGCGTGCCGAAGGACCGCGTATCGTTCTCGATCCGGAACTGCGCGCGACCCTGACCGGGGCGGCACCCGACGAATCGGTGACCCCGCGCGCGGCTGCCGCGTTCCTGGTCCACGCGATCGCGGCCGAGGTCGGCGGATCGGTGATGGTCAGCGAGCCGCTCGACAACACACTGCTGTTCGGCGCCGCGCTGCCGCACCGCTAA
- a CDS encoding J domain-containing protein, which produces MVRTPTRSNDWGFPRWRGYGANREATTVKLCDRHGCTEPGTCPAPKSPNSPERWYFCQAHAAEYNRGWNYFEGLSAEEAAQREADERRDAGGFSQSKHQAWAGPGDGTRSRDEMRALEVLELEVDATFDDVRLAWRRLAKSNHPDVRPGDKEAASRFQAIQAAYDVLRVAEDARTWKPEMGA; this is translated from the coding sequence ATGGTACGAACTCCGACCCGATCGAACGACTGGGGCTTTCCCCGCTGGCGTGGCTATGGCGCCAACCGTGAGGCCACGACCGTGAAGCTGTGCGACCGTCACGGGTGCACGGAACCGGGGACGTGCCCGGCGCCCAAGTCCCCGAACAGCCCTGAGCGCTGGTATTTCTGCCAGGCGCATGCCGCGGAATACAATCGGGGCTGGAACTACTTCGAGGGACTGTCGGCCGAGGAAGCTGCACAGCGCGAGGCGGACGAGCGACGCGATGCCGGCGGCTTCTCGCAATCGAAGCACCAGGCATGGGCAGGGCCGGGCGACGGCACGCGCTCACGCGACGAGATGCGCGCGCTGGAGGTGCTTGAACTGGAGGTTGACGCGACCTTCGACGACGTGCGGCTGGCGTGGCGGCGGCTCGCGAAGTCGAACCATCCCGACGTGCGTCCGGGCGACAAGGAAGCGGCGTCGCGCTTCCAGGCGATCCAGGCGGCCTATGACGTGCTGCGCGTCGCAGAGGATGCGCGGACGTGGAAGCCGGAGATGGGCGCGTGA
- a CDS encoding CheR family methyltransferase, with amino-acid sequence MIGDIDSGSARVFAALLEARTGQRIAAGRSWRFEAALGPLLQALSLDRVEQLAARLIEGKDKSLADRIIDALLNQETSFFRDAGVIEGAVAAVAGTPTPLRIWSAACATGQEPLSVAMLCAEAGGAMPEIVATDVSAAATARARDGSYTQFEIQRGLPVRRMVKWFEPTTDNNWRASPELLRAIQYRRHNLVVDAPPAGEFDLILCRNVLFYLAPQLREQVLARLAGALRPDGLLLLGAGETVIGQSERLRPSPRVRGLYERVPGDADGKKVYTGR; translated from the coding sequence ATGATCGGCGATATCGATTCGGGTTCCGCACGAGTCTTTGCCGCGCTGCTGGAGGCGCGCACCGGGCAACGGATCGCGGCAGGACGAAGCTGGCGGTTCGAGGCGGCGCTCGGCCCGTTGCTCCAGGCATTGTCGCTCGATCGGGTCGAGCAACTCGCCGCCCGCCTGATCGAGGGCAAGGACAAGTCGCTCGCCGATCGAATCATCGACGCGTTGCTGAACCAGGAGACCTCGTTCTTCCGCGATGCCGGGGTGATCGAAGGCGCGGTCGCTGCGGTGGCTGGCACGCCTACCCCGCTGCGCATCTGGAGCGCGGCGTGCGCGACCGGGCAGGAGCCGCTGTCAGTCGCGATGCTGTGCGCGGAAGCGGGCGGCGCGATGCCGGAAATCGTCGCCACCGACGTCTCGGCCGCGGCGACTGCGCGCGCGCGCGATGGCAGCTACACGCAATTCGAGATCCAGCGCGGATTGCCTGTTCGCCGCATGGTGAAGTGGTTCGAGCCCACCACGGACAACAATTGGCGCGCCTCCCCGGAACTGCTGCGAGCGATCCAGTATCGGCGTCACAACCTGGTCGTCGATGCGCCCCCGGCGGGCGAGTTCGACCTGATCCTGTGCCGCAACGTGCTGTTCTACCTCGCGCCGCAATTGCGCGAGCAGGTACTGGCGCGGTTGGCGGGCGCGCTGCGTCCGGACGGGCTGCTGCTGCTCGGCGCCGGCGAAACGGTGATCGGGCAGTCCGAACGATTGCGGCCCAGCCCGCGCGTTCGCGGCCTGTACGAGCGCGTACCCGGCGATGCCGACGGGAAGAAGGTTTACACCGGCCGCTGA
- a CDS encoding chemotaxis protein CheA has protein sequence MDDLLQEFIAETRETLEAISGEIVGWEADPDDRGRLDAIFRFVHTIKGSCGFLDLPRLARLSHGAEDALAAVRAGERTPDPALVNAILAIIDRISELVEAIDAGESLPEDGEALLIAALDGAIAREGTAPEAAQAIDATSAAATSRATPKRSVRLSVDLLDRMMSGVSDMVLARNQLARHLRMMDDPRLESMLERLSSSVDELRDTVTRTRMQRVESLFSALPRLARDAAAALDKSVALTIEGGDVELDREMIELLRDPLVHLVRNAVDHGIEDRAERTRVGKSATGQLRIVARQAGNLIIIEIADDGRGIDSDRLRAKALREQPQRAAELAGLDEEGRLRLIFEPGLSSRDEVTALSGRGVGMDVVKANVEQAGGRISLASRPGQGLTIGLEVPLTLAILNAVLVDAAGTRFAIPRQSVDEIVAVDGGAVRVDRLASGAMVLLRGQRLPMVALPALLGRDIAEAAPRYLAIVSLREGRFALALDGVRDTQELVVKPAAPAVMCAGIYAGQMLPDDGAPILLLDCAAIAARAALTFERAVETAAETETTEAVRALLFDDIDGARRMIVSDAVDRIEGVAPGAIRALAGGLWLTIGDRSIPVWAGTGAIAGEVRKVLRLQIDGQELAYPIADPIEIVPLPPEIAPAADPDGVIAGLAVIDGEPIELVDPLALFAFAPVAAERPLCLLHGAESGWMEAFLKPAIEQAGYRVVRAVPPGASATLALAMEDDPETPAVPALRLSRERGRPLYRYDRAALIAALRGYAA, from the coding sequence ATGGACGATCTGCTGCAGGAATTCATTGCGGAAACGCGCGAAACGCTCGAGGCGATCTCGGGCGAGATCGTCGGTTGGGAAGCCGATCCGGACGACCGGGGACGGCTGGATGCGATTTTCCGTTTCGTCCACACCATCAAGGGTAGCTGCGGCTTCCTCGATCTGCCGCGGCTCGCGCGGCTGAGTCACGGCGCGGAGGATGCGCTGGCGGCGGTGCGGGCCGGCGAGCGCACGCCAGATCCCGCATTGGTCAACGCGATCCTGGCGATTATCGATCGCATCAGCGAGTTGGTCGAGGCGATCGACGCGGGCGAGTCGCTGCCGGAGGATGGCGAGGCATTGCTGATCGCCGCCCTGGACGGTGCGATCGCGCGGGAAGGCACAGCGCCGGAGGCGGCGCAGGCGATCGACGCAACCTCCGCCGCGGCTACGTCACGTGCGACACCCAAGCGATCGGTGCGGTTGTCCGTCGATCTGCTCGATCGGATGATGAGCGGCGTTTCCGACATGGTGCTCGCCCGCAACCAGCTGGCTCGTCACTTGCGGATGATGGACGATCCGCGGCTGGAATCGATGCTGGAGCGGCTCAGCAGCTCTGTGGACGAGCTGCGCGACACGGTGACGCGGACGCGGATGCAGCGGGTCGAATCGCTCTTCTCGGCGTTGCCGCGCCTCGCGCGTGATGCCGCAGCGGCACTCGACAAGTCGGTGGCGTTGACGATCGAGGGCGGTGACGTCGAGCTCGATCGGGAGATGATAGAGCTGCTGCGCGATCCGCTCGTTCATCTGGTCCGGAACGCGGTCGACCACGGGATCGAGGATCGGGCCGAACGGACGCGCGTCGGCAAGTCAGCGACCGGGCAATTGCGGATCGTCGCGCGGCAGGCCGGAAACCTCATCATCATCGAGATCGCCGACGACGGGCGCGGGATCGATAGCGACCGACTGCGCGCCAAGGCATTGCGTGAACAGCCGCAGCGCGCCGCCGAACTGGCTGGGCTGGACGAGGAAGGGCGGCTGCGGCTGATCTTCGAGCCTGGCCTGTCGTCGCGCGACGAGGTCACCGCGCTGTCAGGGCGCGGCGTCGGCATGGACGTGGTGAAAGCCAATGTGGAGCAGGCCGGCGGCCGCATCTCGCTGGCGAGCCGTCCGGGGCAGGGACTGACGATCGGGCTGGAGGTGCCGCTGACGCTGGCGATCCTGAATGCGGTGCTGGTCGACGCGGCGGGCACGCGCTTCGCGATCCCGCGCCAGTCGGTGGACGAGATCGTCGCGGTCGATGGTGGCGCGGTGCGCGTCGATCGGCTGGCGAGTGGCGCGATGGTGCTGCTGCGCGGGCAGCGGCTCCCGATGGTGGCGTTACCGGCGCTGCTCGGCCGCGACATCGCCGAAGCCGCGCCGCGGTATCTCGCGATCGTGTCGCTGCGCGAGGGGCGGTTCGCGCTCGCACTGGACGGCGTACGCGACACGCAGGAGCTGGTGGTGAAGCCCGCCGCCCCCGCGGTGATGTGCGCGGGCATCTACGCCGGGCAGATGTTGCCCGATGATGGCGCGCCGATCCTGCTGCTCGATTGCGCGGCGATCGCTGCGCGGGCGGCGCTGACCTTTGAACGGGCAGTGGAAACCGCTGCCGAGACCGAGACGACGGAGGCGGTCCGGGCGCTGCTGTTCGACGATATCGATGGCGCGCGCCGCATGATCGTCTCCGACGCAGTCGATAGGATCGAGGGTGTGGCTCCGGGCGCGATCCGTGCGTTGGCCGGCGGGCTGTGGCTGACGATCGGCGACCGCTCGATCCCGGTTTGGGCGGGAACCGGCGCGATCGCCGGAGAGGTACGCAAGGTGTTGCGCCTGCAGATCGACGGGCAGGAGCTGGCCTATCCCATTGCCGATCCGATCGAGATCGTACCGTTGCCACCGGAGATCGCGCCGGCCGCCGATCCTGACGGCGTGATCGCCGGGCTGGCGGTCATCGATGGTGAGCCGATCGAACTGGTCGATCCGCTGGCGCTGTTCGCGTTCGCGCCGGTCGCGGCGGAGCGGCCGTTGTGCTTGCTGCATGGCGCAGAGAGCGGCTGGATGGAGGCCTTCCTGAAGCCGGCGATCGAACAGGCGGGATACCGGGTGGTTCGCGCGGTTCCGCCGGGTGCGTCCGCCACGCTGGCGCTGGCGATGGAGGACGACCCGGAGACGCCGGCGGTCCCGGCGCTGCGGCTCAGTCGCGAGCGCGGCCGGCCGCTTTATCGATACGACCGCGCCGCGTTGATCGCCGCGCTGAGGGGATATGCCGCATGA
- a CDS encoding chemotaxis protein CheB: MNQRIGFGSSGRRDARVLIVDDSAVARAALSRFITGSGRFQLAGAVPDAQRAMAFLRVERVDLILLDLVMPHQNGIDALPELLKAGGGARVLVVSSAAATGAEVTMRALALGAADTLVKPSIGAFATRFGETLLARLDLLAASGESGTAPRRTTVMTPPPFDAIAIGASTGGIHALASLLAQVPKHMTQPIAITQHLPPSFSPFFAAQVGTSAQRPCRVGEERGRLCAGEVLIAPGDAHLLLAKLPDGSIGTQLSQAPSPTGNRPSVDPMFTSMATVYGPRLLAIVLTGMGRDGLEGARAVRAAGGTIVVQDRESSVVWGMPGAVAGAGLADAVLAPHEIGAMIAAQRVGVRA, encoded by the coding sequence ATGAATCAGCGCATCGGCTTCGGCTCGTCAGGGCGGCGGGACGCACGCGTCCTGATCGTCGACGACTCGGCGGTCGCGCGCGCTGCGCTGTCGCGCTTCATCACCGGTAGCGGCCGCTTCCAGCTCGCCGGTGCGGTGCCCGATGCGCAGCGTGCGATGGCGTTCCTTCGCGTCGAGCGGGTCGACCTTATCCTGCTCGATCTCGTCATGCCGCATCAGAACGGCATCGACGCACTCCCCGAATTGCTGAAGGCCGGTGGCGGCGCGCGCGTGCTGGTCGTCTCCAGTGCCGCCGCGACCGGGGCCGAAGTGACGATGCGCGCGCTGGCGCTGGGGGCGGCGGATACGTTGGTGAAGCCAAGCATCGGCGCATTCGCCACCCGCTTCGGCGAGACGTTGCTCGCCCGGTTAGACCTGCTTGCCGCATCCGGCGAGTCGGGCACGGCCCCGCGTCGCACCACGGTGATGACGCCCCCGCCGTTCGATGCGATCGCCATCGGTGCGTCGACCGGCGGCATCCACGCGCTCGCCTCGCTGCTCGCGCAGGTTCCGAAGCACATGACGCAGCCGATCGCGATCACCCAGCACTTGCCACCCTCCTTCTCGCCGTTCTTTGCCGCGCAGGTGGGCACCTCTGCGCAACGCCCGTGCCGGGTCGGTGAGGAACGTGGGCGGCTCTGCGCCGGCGAGGTTCTGATCGCGCCGGGCGACGCCCATCTGCTGCTCGCGAAGCTGCCGGACGGCAGCATCGGTACGCAGCTGTCGCAGGCGCCGTCGCCGACCGGCAACCGCCCCTCGGTCGATCCGATGTTCACCAGCATGGCTACCGTCTACGGCCCGCGCCTGCTTGCGATTGTCTTGACCGGTATGGGGCGCGACGGGCTGGAGGGAGCGCGTGCCGTACGCGCCGCCGGCGGAACCATCGTGGTGCAGGATCGCGAATCGTCGGTCGTGTGGGGAATGCCGGGGGCGGTGGCCGGTGCCGGGCTCGCCGACGCGGTGCTCGCCCCGCACGAGATCGGCGCGATGATCGCGGCCCAGCGCGTCGGCGTACGCGCATGA
- a CDS encoding response regulator, translating to MKTCLIVDDSKVIRKVARHILEALDFAVSEACDGREALTHCRQSCPDVILLDWNMPVMSGMEFLRALGSETLPHRPKVVFCTTENGMAHIRAAIEAGADEYVMKPFDRETLHSKLQIVGVA from the coding sequence ATGAAGACCTGCCTGATCGTCGATGATTCCAAGGTGATTCGCAAGGTCGCGCGTCACATCCTCGAGGCGCTCGACTTCGCGGTGTCGGAAGCGTGCGACGGGCGCGAGGCGCTGACCCATTGCCGGCAATCGTGCCCGGACGTTATCCTGCTCGACTGGAACATGCCGGTGATGAGCGGCATGGAGTTCCTGCGCGCGCTGGGTTCCGAAACGCTTCCGCATCGCCCGAAGGTGGTGTTCTGCACGACCGAAAACGGCATGGCGCACATCCGGGCCGCTATCGAGGCCGGCGCCGACGAATATGTGATGAAGCCGTTCGACCGGGAGACGCTGCACAGCAAGCTCCAGATCGTCGGCGTCGCCTGA
- the rpoH gene encoding RNA polymerase sigma factor RpoH, translating to MATRSNVPATIPALGGEQSLNRYLSEIKKFPILAPEQEYMLAKRFQEHGDTDAAAQLVTSHLRLVAKIAMGYRGYGLPVSELISEGNIGLMQGVKKFEPDRGFRLATYAMWWIRASIQEFILRSWSLVKMGTTAAQKKLFFNLRRMKARLDAFEDGDLTPENVQKIATDLGVTEADVVSMNRRMAMGGDTSLNVSMREDGEGQWQDWLADDSPLQDSVVADQQEADVRHDMLLNAMGDLNDREKHILTERRLTDDPKTLEELSQVYGVSRERVRQIEVRAFEKLQRAMMRLAGDKRLLTA from the coding sequence ATGGCAACCCGCAGCAACGTCCCCGCGACGATTCCTGCGCTCGGCGGGGAGCAGAGCCTCAATCGCTATCTGTCGGAAATCAAGAAATTCCCGATCCTGGCGCCCGAGCAGGAATATATGCTCGCGAAGCGCTTTCAGGAGCACGGTGATACCGACGCGGCGGCACAATTGGTGACCAGCCATCTGCGGCTCGTGGCGAAGATCGCGATGGGCTATCGCGGCTACGGCTTGCCGGTCAGCGAGCTGATCTCCGAGGGCAATATCGGCCTGATGCAGGGCGTGAAGAAGTTCGAGCCCGATCGTGGCTTCCGGCTCGCCACCTATGCGATGTGGTGGATCCGCGCCTCGATCCAGGAATTCATCCTGCGTTCGTGGAGCCTCGTAAAGATGGGCACCACGGCTGCGCAGAAGAAGTTGTTCTTCAATCTGCGGCGCATGAAGGCGCGACTCGACGCGTTCGAGGACGGCGATCTCACGCCCGAGAACGTGCAGAAGATCGCAACGGATCTCGGCGTGACCGAGGCGGATGTCGTCAGCATGAACCGGCGCATGGCGATGGGCGGCGACACGTCGCTCAACGTCTCGATGCGCGAGGACGGCGAAGGTCAGTGGCAGGATTGGCTGGCCGATGACTCGCCCTTGCAGGATTCGGTTGTCGCCGACCAGCAGGAGGCCGACGTTCGCCACGACATGCTGTTGAACGCGATGGGCGACCTGAACGATCGCGAGAAGCACATTCTGACCGAGCGCCGGCTGACGGACGATCCCAAAACACTCGAGGAACTGAGTCAGGTGTACGGCGTAAGCCGCGAGCGCGTCCGCCAGATCGAGGTGCGCGCGTTCGAGAAGTTGCAGCGCGCGATGATGCGACTGGCCGGCGACAAACGCCTGCTGACGGCCTGA
- a CDS encoding RluA family pseudouridine synthase, producing MDRGVIIIEATIAATTDGWRVDRALADAVPTLSRERLKVLINAGQVTQAGTAMRDPSRKARGGEAFQVAVPAPTPAHNEAQDIPLVIAWEDEHLIVIDKPAGLVVHPAAGNLDGTLVNALLHHCRGSLSGIGGVARPGIVHRIDKDTSGLMIAAKTDRTHEGLAKQFAAHSIDRRYRAIVGGRPMPVAGSVDAPLARSPNNRKKVAIVQGGKRAITHYRTIEPLREATLVECRLETGRTHQVRVHMASIGHALLGDPVYGRTKHAHKGVLETLNFRRQALHAAHLGFIHPITGATLAFDSAMPPDMQELFTQLVV from the coding sequence ATGGACCGGGGGGTCATCATCATCGAAGCGACGATCGCCGCAACCACCGACGGGTGGCGGGTGGACCGTGCGCTGGCCGATGCGGTGCCGACGCTTTCACGCGAACGGCTGAAGGTGCTCATCAACGCCGGGCAAGTGACGCAGGCCGGCACCGCGATGCGCGATCCCTCCCGCAAGGCGCGCGGAGGCGAGGCGTTCCAGGTCGCCGTGCCCGCCCCCACCCCCGCCCATAACGAGGCGCAGGACATTCCGTTGGTGATCGCGTGGGAGGACGAGCATCTGATCGTCATCGACAAGCCCGCCGGATTGGTCGTTCACCCCGCAGCCGGCAATCTCGACGGTACGTTGGTCAACGCGCTGCTGCACCATTGCCGCGGATCGCTGTCCGGGATCGGCGGGGTCGCGCGTCCCGGCATCGTCCATCGCATCGACAAGGACACGTCCGGGCTGATGATCGCCGCCAAGACCGATCGCACGCACGAAGGCCTGGCGAAGCAATTCGCGGCCCACAGCATCGACCGCCGTTACCGCGCCATCGTCGGAGGGCGCCCGATGCCGGTTGCTGGCAGCGTCGACGCGCCGCTCGCCCGGTCGCCCAACAATCGCAAGAAGGTGGCGATCGTACAGGGCGGCAAGCGCGCGATTACCCACTATCGCACGATCGAGCCGCTGCGAGAGGCGACGCTCGTCGAATGCCGCCTCGAGACGGGGCGCACGCACCAGGTGCGCGTCCACATGGCATCGATCGGCCATGCCTTGTTGGGCGACCCCGTTTATGGTAGAACAAAACATGCTCACAAAGGCGTTCTGGAAACGCTGAATTTCCGGCGTCAGGCGTTGCATGCCGCGCATCTCGGGTTCATCCACCCGATTACGGGCGCCACGCTGGCGTTCGATAGTGCGATGCCGCCGGACATGCAGGAACTGTTCACGCAGCTTGTCGTATAG
- a CDS encoding N-acetylmuramoyl-L-alanine amidase, producing MRCHEAPSPNFNERALPISMIVLHYTGMQTAQHALDRLRDPAAEVSCHYFVDEDGAVTRLVPDDKRAWHAGASHWRGVTDINSASIGIEIVNPGHDHGYRPFPEPQVDAVVRLVAHVKDAYEITRGNVVGHSDIAPQRKRDPGELFPWHRLARLRLALPRPTKNLVDPMWGEAAFCLALERFGYDVGNRMAAIMAFQRRFRPELIDGEMDAECRMILLALLLPKPQGDE from the coding sequence ATGAGATGCCATGAGGCGCCATCGCCCAACTTCAACGAGCGCGCATTGCCGATCTCGATGATCGTGCTGCATTACACCGGCATGCAAACCGCGCAGCACGCGCTCGACCGGCTCCGCGATCCGGCCGCCGAGGTGTCGTGTCATTACTTCGTCGACGAGGATGGCGCCGTCACGCGGCTGGTGCCCGACGACAAGCGCGCCTGGCATGCCGGGGCCTCGCACTGGCGCGGCGTCACCGACATCAACTCGGCATCGATCGGGATCGAGATCGTGAACCCCGGGCATGACCATGGGTATCGCCCGTTCCCGGAGCCGCAGGTCGATGCGGTGGTGCGGCTGGTGGCGCATGTGAAGGACGCGTACGAGATCACGCGCGGGAACGTCGTCGGCCATTCCGACATCGCGCCGCAACGCAAGCGCGATCCCGGCGAGCTGTTCCCGTGGCACCGTCTGGCGCGGCTCCGGCTGGCGCTGCCGCGACCCACGAAGAACCTGGTCGATCCGATGTGGGGCGAGGCGGCGTTCTGCCTCGCGCTGGAGCGGTTCGGCTATGACGTCGGAAACCGCATGGCCGCGATCATGGCCTTCCAGCGTCGCTTCCGCCCCGAGTTGATCGATGGCGAGATGGATGCCGAGTGCCGGATGATCCTGCTCGCACTGCTGCTTCCCAAACCGCAAGGGGATGAGTAG
- the mtgA gene encoding monofunctional biosynthetic peptidoglycan transglycosylase, with translation MFTALRLLFKIVGGFVVVSLLWVGIYAFVPVPFTMTMAGDLLSGHSVTKDWTPLSRIDPDMARAAIAGEDSHFCSHHGFDWNALAGAVASNAKGGRIRGGSTISQQTAKNAFLFQGGGYLRKALEAWFTVLIETIWGKKRIMEVYLNVAETGIGTYGVEAGAERYFGHSAATLSPVEAARIAAVLPLPKKREAVAPGGFVRRRGNQIARYVGIVRRGGLDACLR, from the coding sequence ATGTTCACTGCGCTGCGCCTGCTGTTCAAGATCGTCGGCGGATTCGTCGTCGTATCGCTGTTGTGGGTCGGCATCTACGCCTTCGTGCCGGTGCCGTTCACGATGACGATGGCCGGCGATCTGCTGAGCGGCCATTCGGTTACGAAGGACTGGACGCCCTTGTCACGGATCGACCCGGACATGGCGCGCGCCGCGATCGCGGGCGAGGACAGTCACTTCTGCAGCCATCACGGGTTTGACTGGAACGCACTCGCCGGCGCGGTGGCGAGCAACGCGAAGGGCGGACGCATCCGCGGCGGATCGACCATAAGCCAGCAGACCGCAAAGAACGCGTTCCTCTTTCAGGGTGGTGGCTACCTGCGCAAGGCACTGGAGGCGTGGTTCACCGTCCTGATCGAGACGATCTGGGGCAAGAAGCGCATCATGGAAGTCTACCTCAACGTCGCCGAAACCGGGATCGGGACCTACGGAGTCGAAGCCGGTGCGGAGCGCTATTTCGGCCATTCCGCAGCGACACTCAGCCCCGTCGAGGCGGCGCGGATCGCCGCGGTGTTGCCGTTGCCTAAAAAGCGGGAGGCGGTGGCACCGGGCGGGTTCGTGCGGCGACGCGGCAACCAGATTGCGCGCTACGTCGGGATCGTTCGACGTGGCGGCCTGGACGCGTGTCTTCGCTAA
- a CDS encoding chemotaxis protein CheW, which produces MTDRLHLLARVGTCGLLFDAGRVDSVVEVASTVPAPGAAPAIVGLAAMRSRVATVIDVRALFGLAPMARDGTGGRAVATIVDGHLYAIAVDALEDVSSFTISTAPIGNGAASEWDFVTGVADGVGETLMAVDVDRLVERASTLG; this is translated from the coding sequence ATGACCGATCGCCTGCATCTGTTGGCGCGCGTCGGGACATGCGGGTTGCTGTTCGATGCCGGCCGCGTCGACTCGGTCGTCGAGGTCGCCAGCACAGTGCCCGCGCCGGGGGCGGCGCCAGCGATCGTCGGCCTGGCCGCGATGCGCAGCCGCGTCGCGACGGTGATCGACGTACGCGCGCTGTTCGGGCTGGCACCGATGGCTCGCGACGGCACGGGCGGCCGCGCGGTCGCGACGATCGTTGACGGGCATCTGTACGCAATCGCCGTCGATGCACTGGAGGACGTATCGTCCTTCACGATCTCCACTGCACCGATCGGGAACGGAGCTGCCAGTGAGTGGGATTTCGTTACCGGCGTCGCGGATGGTGTCGGCGAAACGCTGATGGCCGTCGACGTCGACCGCCTGGTCGAGCGTGCCAGCACGCTGGGCTGA